Part of the Candidatus Margulisiibacteriota bacterium genome, GGACAGACGCACTTTTTCACCGGGTCGAGATAATTGCCGCAGGGACAAGGGTTCATCGCCGCCACCAGCATGAACTGGGCAGGGTAAGTTATGGTCGAATGGGCCCGGGAGATGGTCACCTGGCCATCCTCGAGCGGTTGGCGCAAAACCTCCAGCACCTCGCGCTCAAACTCCGGGAATTCATCCAGGAAAAGGACGCCTAAATGAGCCAGCGAGACCTCACCCGGCCGGGGGATCCGCCCGCCCCCGATCACCCCAATATCGGAGGTGGTGTGGTGGGGAGAACGAAAGGGCCGGGTAGTTATCAAAGCGTGCTTGCCGTCAAGCAGGCCGGTCACGGAATAGAGCTTGGTCACCTCGAGGGCTTCGGAGATCGAGAGTGGCGGCAGGATGGTCGGCAGGCGGCGCGCCAGCATCGTTTTACCGGAACCGGGGGAGCCGACCAGGAGCACGTTGTGTCCACCGGCCGCCGCCACTTCCAACGCCCGCTTCACGTGCCCCTGGCCTTTGACATCGGCAAAATCGAGGTCATATTCCGGCTCCGGCGGAAAGAGGGCGGCAATATCCACCTGGTGCGGAACGATCGTCTTCAGACCACTAATATGGTCGACTGCTTCCCGTAAGTTCGCGACCGGCAAGACGGCCAAGCCTTCGACCAGCGCCGCTTCGTCCGCGTTCTCCCGGGCGACCATGACCTGTTTCTTCCCCTCTTGCTTTAACGACAGGCAGATCGGCAGGAGGCCGTTGATCCCACGGACCGAGCCATCAAGCGATAATTCGCCGAGGACGACCGTTCCGTTCAGTTGCGTCGTCTTGACCTGTTCGGAAACAGCCAGCATGCCGAGGGCGATCGGCAGGTCGTAGAGCGGCCCCTCTTTTTTGGTATCGGCCGGAGCGAGGTTGATCGTAAAGTAACCGCCGGGGAATTCAAAACCGGAGTTCTCGATCGCCGCCCGGACCCGGTCGCGTGATTCACGGACCGAGGCGTCCGGCAAGCCGACGATCGATTGTCCCGGCAAACCTTTTTGCGCGTCGACCTCGACTTCAATTAAATAAGCTTCTAACCCAAGGAGCGCCGCGGAATCAATTTTAACTAACACCCATTCCCTCCCCACAACCCGACCATTTAATTAATGGCAAAGGCATTTTTGTACAACTCGATCGCCCTAGAGCCGTCCGGCTGGCGGTAGATCGTGATCACGTCAAAGCGGCAATTCGTGCCGACAATGCGCTTTCTATATATGAAGGTGCGAGCGGCGTGGATGATGCTGCGGCGCTTGTTCCGGTTGACCGCGCTAAGCGGGGCCCCATAACTGCGGGCGGAATAGTTTTTGACTTCAACAAAAACGAGGTCGTCACCTTCGCGGGCAATGAGGTCGATCTCACCTTGCTGGGAACGGAAGTTCCTTTCAACGATCTCATAACCTTGCTGGCTTAAATAGCGTTCCGCTATCTCTTCTCCCGCTAACCCCTGCCGATAACTTTCCATCCCCATGACGGTAGGGATTAAGCAAACTTATTACCAGCTACAGCCCGAATTCTCTAATTTAGGCCCTAATGCTCTAATATTTATTGATCTATTAGGATATTCGTACCCACATATTCGAGCATTCGAGTGGTATAGTCCGACGAAAAATCGCCGGTGGCGAAAAAAAACAGCCCCCTGTCTTCCGCCGGACTTTCAGGAAAACAGGAGGCTGCGGGGACTAATTGATCTGGTCAAAAAGGCGCTGGCCGGTCGAGAACTTGATGACATTGCGGGCCGGGATGGTCAGCTCCTTACCGGTCTGGGGATTGCGCCCCGGGCGGGCTTTCCGTTTCAGTTTCCGCCAGGAGCCG contains:
- a CDS encoding YraN family protein — translated: MESYRQGLAGEEIAERYLSQQGYEIVERNFRSQQGEIDLIAREGDDLVFVEVKNYSARSYGAPLSAVNRNKRRSIIHAARTFIYRKRIVGTNCRFDVITIYRQPDGSRAIELYKNAFAIN
- a CDS encoding YifB family Mg chelatase-like AAA ATPase is translated as MLVKIDSAALLGLEAYLIEVEVDAQKGLPGQSIVGLPDASVRESRDRVRAAIENSGFEFPGGYFTINLAPADTKKEGPLYDLPIALGMLAVSEQVKTTQLNGTVVLGELSLDGSVRGINGLLPICLSLKQEGKKQVMVARENADEAALVEGLAVLPVANLREAVDHISGLKTIVPHQVDIAALFPPEPEYDLDFADVKGQGHVKRALEVAAAGGHNVLLVGSPGSGKTMLARRLPTILPPLSISEALEVTKLYSVTGLLDGKHALITTRPFRSPHHTTSDIGVIGGGRIPRPGEVSLAHLGVLFLDEFPEFEREVLEVLRQPLEDGQVTISRAHSTITYPAQFMLVAAMNPCPCGNYLDPVKKCVCPPYRVKNYWGKLSGPLLDRIDLHIEVPRLKQEELAAQPEGESSKLVRERVSQARLTQQARFKGTEVHCNARMTPKQMKAFCQLDPEAENLLKSAILHLRLSGRAYDRILKVSRTIADLEGTDTIQARHIAEATQYRTLDRWGGEGNV